A stretch of the Sulfurospirillum sp. UCH001 genome encodes the following:
- a CDS encoding ABC transporter permease has translation MKVFWAVVGKELLSFIRSWQLVFVVLYAFSFEVYIAGSGIELKPRNIAVGYVDSSGGGLSSKFLSYFHAPEFLEPILFESQEKLSQAVFDKEIMVGLVFDDTFEQSFRKNKQTTLHLLLDATAASQAFTALSYLQNIAINFTARNFPVELVTHKLFNENADNHTFMALTELLSIVTLLSVILTAVVFVKEKEDGTWDIMLLMPVNAKIIILAKSFSQVIIVMVGIVISVGFVIFGVFDTPINGSFFAFMLLSFLYAFTGAGIGLFIAAIAKDVMQVAQLSIVIMLPLIFLSGAWTPIYAMHPWLQTFSLISPLRYYIEGTESIFFRGTPTLELYPYFLGMTLVGSVVYMIGFRKIGRLF, from the coding sequence ATGAAAGTCTTTTGGGCAGTTGTGGGTAAAGAGTTGCTCAGTTTTATACGTTCATGGCAACTTGTTTTTGTCGTTCTTTATGCTTTTAGTTTTGAAGTCTACATCGCAGGCAGTGGCATTGAACTCAAACCTCGCAATATTGCCGTTGGCTATGTTGATAGTAGTGGAGGAGGACTTAGTTCAAAATTTTTGAGTTATTTTCATGCGCCAGAGTTTTTAGAGCCTATCTTGTTTGAATCTCAAGAAAAACTCTCTCAAGCAGTCTTTGATAAAGAAATTATGGTGGGGCTGGTATTTGATGATACGTTTGAGCAAAGTTTTCGTAAAAATAAACAGACCACACTGCATCTTCTTCTTGATGCAACAGCTGCTTCACAAGCGTTTACAGCTTTGAGTTATTTACAAAACATCGCCATCAACTTTACGGCACGAAATTTTCCTGTAGAGCTTGTAACACACAAACTCTTCAATGAAAATGCAGACAATCACACGTTTATGGCGCTCACGGAGCTGCTCTCCATCGTCACGCTTTTATCGGTCATTCTTACTGCTGTGGTGTTTGTAAAAGAGAAAGAAGATGGCACGTGGGACATTATGCTGCTTATGCCAGTCAATGCAAAAATTATCATTTTAGCGAAGTCCTTTTCGCAAGTGATTATCGTCATGGTAGGGATTGTCATCTCAGTAGGGTTTGTTATCTTTGGTGTGTTTGACACACCCATCAATGGCTCTTTCTTCGCTTTTATGCTGCTTAGTTTTCTCTATGCGTTTACTGGGGCAGGTATTGGGCTTTTTATCGCTGCGATTGCTAAAGATGTGATGCAAGTAGCTCAACTCTCCATTGTCATCATGTTACCTCTTATTTTCTTAAGTGGTGCATGGACGCCCATTTATGCGATGCACCCATGGCTACAAACGTTTTCGCTTATTTCACCACTACGTTATTACATCGAAGGAACGGAGAGTATTTTCTTTAGAGGAACGCCTACATTGGAGCTTTATCCCTATTTTCTAGGGATGACATTGGTTGGAAGTGTTGTGTATATGATAGGATTTCGTAAAATCGGGCGATTGTTTTAA
- a CDS encoding MarC family protein, protein MIHLSAFFAIYVKFFFIMTPFFVTTIFLSMTKGVEESDKKRLAIKVTLAISITCLVILFFGKYIFELFGITLDAFRIGAGALLFLTAVDLVQKEINAEPTCKTDILKHAVVPLAIPVTVGPGTVGALMVMGADMDSIEDLMLGSSALLSAIFSIGLLLYLSGHIERLIGRTGLIVLSKVTGLVLAALSAQLVFTGIKNFLH, encoded by the coding sequence ATGATTCATCTTTCAGCTTTTTTTGCAATTTATGTCAAATTCTTTTTTATTATGACGCCTTTTTTTGTGACGACTATCTTTTTGTCGATGACCAAAGGTGTTGAAGAAAGCGATAAAAAGCGCCTTGCCATTAAAGTAACTCTTGCTATTTCTATCACATGTCTTGTTATTCTCTTTTTCGGTAAATACATTTTTGAACTCTTTGGCATCACACTGGATGCTTTTAGAATCGGTGCTGGAGCGCTTCTTTTCTTAACAGCTGTTGATTTGGTACAAAAAGAGATCAATGCAGAGCCAACCTGTAAAACAGACATTTTAAAACATGCCGTTGTTCCTTTAGCCATTCCTGTAACCGTAGGACCAGGAACAGTAGGTGCGCTGATGGTTATGGGTGCGGACATGGATAGCATTGAAGATTTGATGTTAGGTTCAAGTGCGCTTTTATCGGCTATTTTTAGTATAGGGTTGTTACTGTATCTCTCAGGACATATTGAAAGACTCATCGGACGTACAGGGCTTATTGTACTGAGTAAAGTCACAGGGCTTGTGTTAGCTGCTCTTTCAGCACAACTTGTCTTTACAGGTATTAAAAACTTTCTACATTAA
- a CDS encoding DUF1847 domain-containing protein, with translation MKDEEEKELSCAECGTLNCHKHESRYPKFCLTTNVDEEMLEESLECYKDEEGIDRKIALAAADIEGEYYGKLTRVEEILAFARRISAKKIGIASCVGLAQESKIFAEILKNNGFDVFMAICKVGSRDKCEIGLKEEQKIRPNTFEPMCNPVLQAKYLNKAKTDLNVIMGLCVGHDSLFIKYAKATTTYLVVKDRVLGHNPVVALYTTGTYYKKLLSPKEY, from the coding sequence ATGAAAGATGAAGAAGAAAAAGAACTCAGTTGTGCTGAGTGCGGGACATTGAATTGTCATAAACATGAAAGCCGATATCCTAAGTTTTGTCTTACCACAAATGTCGATGAAGAGATGCTTGAAGAGTCTCTTGAATGCTATAAAGATGAAGAGGGTATTGATAGAAAAATTGCTCTTGCTGCAGCTGATATTGAGGGTGAATACTATGGCAAACTTACGCGCGTAGAGGAAATTTTAGCCTTTGCTAGACGTATTAGTGCAAAAAAAATCGGCATCGCTTCTTGTGTAGGACTAGCTCAAGAGTCTAAAATCTTTGCTGAAATTCTCAAAAACAACGGATTCGATGTTTTCATGGCGATTTGCAAGGTAGGCTCCCGCGATAAATGTGAGATAGGACTGAAAGAAGAGCAAAAAATTCGCCCAAATACGTTTGAACCTATGTGTAATCCTGTACTTCAAGCCAAGTATTTAAACAAAGCCAAGACAGACCTCAATGTCATTATGGGGCTTTGCGTTGGACATGATTCACTTTTTATCAAATACGCAAAAGCTACCACAACCTATCTTGTTGTAAAAGATCGTGTTTTAGGGCATAATCCCGTTGTTGCACTTTATACAACAGGCACGTACTATAAAAAACTGTTAAGTCCAAAAGAGTACTAA
- a CDS encoding diguanylate cyclase — protein sequence MKLWLLCIVFIPFSLFSLDLTPDEKLYLEKLGTINVCVDPDWEPFEMMDKKGHYTGIGADLLHLVAQRVGINVTVLPTKDWDESVAFSKAGRCQVISFLNQSPYRDTWLLFTQPHFSDPNVFITREEHAFIGDPKDLRNESMVFPTGTAMEEFIRKEYPHFKIMTTSSELDAFKMVSNKQADIAMRSLVVAAYTIKKEGMFNLKIAGQLPDYTNQLRIGVIKTEPMLRNILDKGVATITSEDRNAIVNKYVSIKAQSVYDYRLVIKVIFGFILIGLLLLWRYYELKKYNQKLLYLSETDLLTQIYNRTKIDQALHDNIDTAKKTREPLSLLLIDVDYFKTVNDTFGHPVGDQILIEMVQLIKESIRRYDILGRWGGEEFLILCPKTTQDEALKVAERIQKKIKNAVFTTQQRHSVSIGIATLRLDDTPHTFISHADAALYQAKKDGRDTISIAPH from the coding sequence ATGAAGCTTTGGTTACTATGTATAGTGTTTATACCATTCTCTCTTTTTAGTCTTGATTTAACTCCTGATGAAAAACTTTACCTTGAAAAATTAGGAACGATTAACGTTTGTGTTGATCCAGATTGGGAACCTTTTGAAATGATGGATAAAAAAGGTCACTACACAGGTATTGGAGCAGACCTTTTACACTTAGTGGCACAAAGAGTTGGTATAAATGTTACTGTATTACCGACAAAAGATTGGGATGAAAGTGTCGCATTTTCAAAAGCGGGCAGATGTCAAGTCATCAGTTTCTTAAATCAATCACCTTACCGCGATACATGGCTTCTTTTTACACAACCTCATTTTAGTGATCCTAATGTTTTTATAACAAGAGAAGAGCATGCATTTATTGGTGATCCAAAGGATTTACGAAACGAAAGTATGGTTTTCCCTACTGGTACTGCGATGGAAGAGTTTATACGAAAAGAGTACCCTCATTTTAAAATAATGACAACATCTTCTGAGTTGGATGCTTTTAAAATGGTTTCAAACAAACAAGCAGACATCGCTATGCGCTCTTTAGTAGTTGCAGCATACACGATCAAAAAAGAGGGAATGTTCAATCTTAAAATTGCAGGGCAACTTCCTGATTATACCAATCAATTACGCATTGGAGTCATCAAAACGGAACCAATGCTTCGCAATATTTTAGATAAAGGAGTCGCAACGATTACTTCAGAAGATCGAAATGCCATTGTTAACAAGTATGTTTCCATTAAAGCGCAGTCAGTCTATGATTACCGTTTGGTTATCAAAGTGATCTTTGGTTTTATTTTGATAGGACTTCTTCTTTTATGGCGATACTATGAGCTTAAAAAATACAATCAAAAACTGCTTTATCTCTCCGAAACAGATCTCTTAACCCAGATTTACAATCGCACAAAGATCGATCAAGCATTACATGATAACATCGATACTGCTAAAAAAACACGTGAACCATTGTCTCTTTTACTGATTGATGTTGATTATTTTAAGACAGTCAATGACACGTTTGGGCATCCAGTAGGAGATCAAATCCTAATCGAGATGGTTCAATTAATTAAAGAGAGTATTCGTCGTTATGATATACTTGGGCGTTGGGGTGGAGAAGAATTTTTGATTTTGTGCCCAAAGACAACACAAGATGAAGCGTTAAAGGTTGCAGAACGTATCCAGAAGAAAATCAAAAATGCTGTTTTTACCACACAACAACGTCACAGTGTTAGTATTGGTATTGCTACATTGCGTTTAGATGACACACCTCATACATTCATTTCACATGCAGATGCTGCATTGTATCAAGCAAAAAAAGATGGTCGAGATACCATATCAATTGCTCCTCACTAA
- a CDS encoding twin-arginine translocation signal domain-containing protein: MNESRRGFVKKAALVGAIGATGVVSVQASASGSKGSNGVVKGKSPKKEITYTKTQAWEDYYKSAL; encoded by the coding sequence ATGAACGAAAGCAGACGTGGCTTTGTTAAAAAAGCTGCTCTTGTGGGTGCAATTGGTGCAACAGGTGTTGTAAGTGTACAAGCAAGTGCTTCGGGTTCAAAAGGTTCAAACGGAGTGGTAAAAGGTAAATCACCAAAAAAAGAGATTACCTATACTAAAACACAGGCATGGGAAGATTATTATAAATCTGCCCTGTAA
- a CDS encoding formate dehydrogenase subunit alpha, producing MESTTARALTTTVGRRSFLKMVALGSVFGATSSFASEKVTRAATEEEIKDPFPGSKKVKTICTSCSVGCGVIAEVHNGVWVRQEVAQDHPISLGGHCCKGADMIDMVRSEVRLKYPMVKENGQWKRLSWDEALNRIAKKLKELKEKDGPDAVQFLGSAKMSNEQAYYFRKFAAFFGTNNIDHQARIUHSSSVAGVANTLGYGSMTNSFGDIQNAKSIFIIGCNPAVNHPVGFGHILKAKERNNAKIIVIDPRFTKSAAKADYFAQIRPGTDIPFVYGMLHIIFKNGWEDKKYIEDRVYGMDEIRAEALKWTPEVVADVTGVSAETLMEITTVYAKNSPGTLLWAMGLTQHTIGTGNTRIAPILQMALGYMGKAGGGTNILRGHDNVQGATDMGCLADTLPGYYGLIEGSWKYYARMWGVEYDYLKSQFKDASWMGKPGFTLARWWAGVLAGKPGEDAIENAGTNLKALVVMGCGITSTSQNLKIQQGLDNLELLVLADPFVNEAAILTNRKDNLFILPSATQFESSGTVSATNRSAQWRSKVVEPLYESKADQDIMFELAKRLGFYEQYTRSMMMHLKSDGYLEMTPDKKTFQWPEDATIEISRTLRTIGMMGWTPERIKKHTDNWHMFDEVTGAGKGEMKGEFYGLPWPCWSVKHGGTPNLYNVDVPVSQGGMGFRNNFGLEKDGVSLLSGHGSAPIGSKVDGGYPEITKENIESLIGRKLSDAEKDLCGANWKTCTSGKLVDLALEAGLTPYGNAKARAVVWNFPDRIPLHREPLYSPRPDLVAKYPTYADKANHFRVTTKYASIQKEQDYTKEFPIVMTTGRLVTMMGAGLENRASKYICALTPEMFCDIHPELAKKHGIQNGKMMWVHSPAGTKIKVKAKYSHTVLPNMVFLPFHFGGYMQGVDMTGNFPVGTKPYASGECANTVVSYGYDIITQIPASKAGLCRVEKA from the coding sequence ATGGAAAGTACAACGGCGCGTGCTCTTACTACGACCGTAGGTCGAAGATCATTTTTAAAAATGGTAGCATTGGGAAGCGTTTTTGGCGCGACTTCAAGCTTTGCTAGTGAAAAAGTGACAAGAGCCGCAACAGAGGAAGAGATCAAAGATCCATTTCCTGGAAGTAAAAAAGTAAAAACTATCTGTACATCATGTTCAGTTGGTTGTGGTGTGATCGCAGAAGTTCACAATGGTGTATGGGTTCGTCAAGAAGTTGCTCAAGATCACCCAATTAGCCTTGGAGGACACTGCTGTAAGGGTGCTGATATGATCGATATGGTTAGATCAGAAGTACGCCTTAAGTATCCAATGGTCAAAGAAAATGGTCAATGGAAACGTTTATCATGGGATGAAGCCCTCAATAGAATTGCTAAAAAACTCAAAGAACTCAAAGAAAAAGATGGTCCAGATGCTGTTCAGTTCTTAGGTTCAGCAAAAATGAGCAATGAGCAAGCATATTATTTTAGAAAGTTTGCTGCATTCTTTGGAACAAATAATATAGATCATCAAGCGAGAATCTGACACAGCTCCTCAGTCGCCGGTGTGGCGAATACATTAGGATATGGGTCTATGACAAACTCGTTTGGAGACATCCAAAACGCAAAATCTATTTTTATCATTGGTTGTAATCCAGCGGTAAATCACCCTGTAGGTTTTGGTCATATATTAAAAGCAAAAGAGAGAAATAACGCAAAAATTATTGTTATTGATCCACGTTTTACAAAAAGTGCTGCTAAAGCAGATTATTTTGCACAAATTCGTCCAGGTACTGACATCCCTTTTGTTTATGGTATGTTACATATCATCTTTAAAAATGGTTGGGAAGATAAAAAATACATTGAAGATCGTGTTTATGGTATGGATGAAATCCGTGCAGAAGCTCTCAAATGGACACCGGAAGTTGTTGCGGATGTCACAGGTGTAAGTGCTGAAACATTGATGGAAATTACAACCGTATATGCGAAAAATTCTCCTGGTACGCTTCTTTGGGCGATGGGACTAACCCAACACACTATTGGTACAGGCAATACACGTATTGCTCCAATTCTTCAAATGGCGCTTGGTTACATGGGTAAAGCAGGTGGTGGTACAAACATTCTTAGAGGTCACGACAACGTTCAAGGTGCGACCGATATGGGCTGTTTGGCAGATACACTTCCAGGTTACTATGGCTTGATTGAAGGCTCTTGGAAATACTATGCTCGTATGTGGGGTGTTGAGTATGACTACTTAAAATCACAATTTAAAGATGCTTCATGGATGGGAAAACCAGGCTTTACATTAGCTCGTTGGTGGGCAGGTGTACTTGCTGGAAAACCAGGTGAAGATGCTATTGAAAATGCAGGTACTAACCTAAAAGCACTTGTTGTTATGGGTTGTGGTATTACATCAACTTCACAAAACCTCAAAATTCAACAAGGTCTTGATAACTTAGAGCTTCTTGTACTCGCAGATCCGTTTGTAAACGAAGCAGCTATTTTGACCAATAGAAAAGACAATCTCTTTATCTTGCCAAGTGCAACACAATTTGAGAGCAGTGGTACCGTTTCTGCAACCAACAGAAGTGCTCAGTGGCGTTCTAAAGTTGTTGAACCACTTTATGAGAGCAAAGCCGATCAAGACATTATGTTTGAACTTGCAAAGCGTTTAGGTTTCTATGAGCAATATACCCGTTCAATGATGATGCACCTCAAAAGCGATGGCTACCTTGAGATGACACCAGATAAAAAAACATTCCAATGGCCTGAAGATGCGACAATTGAGATTTCACGCACGCTTAGAACCATCGGTATGATGGGCTGGACACCAGAACGTATCAAAAAACATACCGACAACTGGCATATGTTTGATGAAGTAACAGGTGCAGGTAAAGGCGAAATGAAGGGTGAATTCTACGGACTTCCATGGCCTTGTTGGAGTGTTAAACACGGTGGAACGCCAAATCTTTACAATGTAGATGTTCCTGTAAGTCAAGGTGGTATGGGCTTTAGAAATAACTTTGGCTTAGAAAAAGATGGTGTAAGCTTACTCTCTGGTCATGGTTCAGCTCCAATTGGCTCTAAAGTCGATGGTGGTTACCCTGAAATTACGAAAGAAAATATCGAATCATTGATCGGTAGAAAACTCAGTGATGCAGAAAAAGACCTTTGTGGTGCAAACTGGAAAACATGTACGAGTGGTAAATTGGTTGATTTAGCGCTTGAAGCAGGCTTGACACCTTATGGTAACGCAAAAGCACGTGCGGTTGTGTGGAATTTCCCAGATCGTATTCCACTTCATCGTGAGCCACTCTATTCACCACGTCCTGATTTAGTTGCAAAATACCCAACGTATGCGGATAAAGCAAATCACTTCCGTGTAACAACAAAATATGCATCTATTCAAAAAGAACAAGACTACACCAAAGAGTTCCCAATTGTTATGACAACAGGTCGTTTAGTAACAATGATGGGTGCTGGTTTAGAAAACAGAGCTTCTAAATACATTTGTGCACTCACACCTGAGATGTTCTGTGACATTCATCCAGAACTTGCAAAAAAACACGGTATTCAGAATGGTAAGATGATGTGGGTACACTCACCAGCAGGTACAAAAATCAAAGTTAAAGCGAAGTATTCTCATACTGTTTTACCAAATATGGTTTTCTTACCATTCCACTTTGGCGGATATATGCAAGGTGTAGATATGACGGGTAATTTCCCAGTAGGAACAAAGCCGTATGCAAGTGGCGAATGTGCCAATACGGTAGTTAGTTATGGTTATGACATCATTACGCAGATTCCTGCATCAAAAGCTGGCTTATGCCGCGTAGAGAAAGCGTAG
- the fdh3B gene encoding formate dehydrogenase FDH3 subunit beta, protein MMENARMKFYCDESRCIECDGCSIACAEAHELPAGIARRKVITIHEGIPGKEVSTSVACMHCTDAPCQQVCPVDCFYIRADGVVLHDKEKCIGCGYCLYACPFGAPQFPRDGAFGTKGAMDKCTMCAGGPLATNSHHEFELYGQNRIAEGKVPVCAAMCSTKALLVGDAESVSNVIRARVMARGGKEMNSSYGWNIAYKNK, encoded by the coding sequence ATGATGGAAAACGCTAGAATGAAATTTTACTGCGATGAGAGCAGATGTATTGAATGCGATGGTTGTAGTATTGCATGTGCAGAAGCACATGAACTACCTGCAGGAATTGCACGAAGAAAAGTCATCACCATTCACGAAGGAATCCCTGGTAAAGAAGTCTCAACTTCAGTAGCATGTATGCACTGTACCGATGCACCTTGCCAGCAAGTATGTCCTGTTGATTGTTTTTACATCAGAGCTGATGGTGTTGTTCTTCATGATAAAGAGAAATGTATCGGTTGTGGTTACTGCTTGTACGCATGTCCATTTGGTGCTCCACAGTTCCCAAGAGATGGTGCGTTTGGTACTAAGGGAGCAATGGATAAATGTACCATGTGTGCAGGTGGTCCATTAGCAACCAATTCACATCATGAATTTGAACTCTATGGTCAAAACCGTATTGCAGAGGGAAAAGTGCCTGTATGTGCAGCAATGTGTTCAACTAAAGCGCTTTTAGTAGGCGATGCAGAGTCTGTATCTAATGTCATTAGAGCACGTGTTATGGCTCGTGGCGGAAAAGAAATGAACTCATCGTATGGCTGGAATATTGCCTACAAAAACAAATGA
- a CDS encoding formate dehydrogenase subunit gamma, giving the protein MRKYIYALIALLGLATVAFAATDSQIWGEMRIQNILGYGQEETLKLGAWFTLLQSKYFAWVFLGVLIGVPTVFFLHYKIVGQKVFPHSHKKHYAFNLFHRTVHQIAAVSFLVIIPTGFIIVFGDFFGGGTLVRMAKNLHGIFTIPFAIVILPMALMWIKEAIFNLEDIKWFMILGGYLSKEKRIINATQFNAGQKMWYWVCVLGGLVMILSGAMMFFMDFKIEMLHNLTGLSHIDMLRASAIVHNVMGFILVAVFFTHIYMAAVAIKGAIHSIITGYVEEEEVKFLHNAWYKKLKEKGKF; this is encoded by the coding sequence ATGAGAAAGTATATCTATGCACTCATTGCGCTTCTAGGTTTAGCTACTGTGGCATTTGCTGCTACAGATAGCCAAATCTGGGGTGAAATGCGCATTCAAAATATTTTAGGATACGGACAAGAAGAGACGCTTAAATTAGGCGCTTGGTTTACATTATTGCAAAGTAAATACTTCGCATGGGTATTTTTAGGTGTTTTAATAGGTGTTCCAACGGTCTTTTTCCTACACTATAAAATTGTAGGACAAAAAGTATTTCCACACAGCCATAAGAAACATTATGCTTTTAACCTGTTTCATAGAACAGTTCATCAAATAGCAGCAGTGAGCTTTTTGGTCATTATTCCAACAGGTTTTATCATCGTTTTTGGTGACTTCTTTGGTGGTGGTACACTTGTAAGAATGGCAAAAAACCTTCATGGTATTTTCACTATTCCTTTTGCTATCGTGATTCTTCCAATGGCACTTATGTGGATTAAAGAGGCTATTTTTAATCTTGAAGATATTAAATGGTTCATGATCTTAGGTGGTTACCTTTCTAAAGAGAAACGTATCATCAATGCTACACAATTTAATGCTGGTCAAAAAATGTGGTATTGGGTATGTGTTCTTGGTGGATTAGTGATGATCTTAAGCGGCGCCATGATGTTCTTTATGGATTTTAAAATCGAGATGTTACATAACCTTACAGGTCTTAGTCACATTGATATGTTAAGAGCTTCTGCTATTGTCCATAATGTTATGGGCTTTATCTTAGTAGCAGTGTTTTTTACCCATATCTATATGGCCGCAGTTGCTATCAAAGGTGCAATTCACAGTATTATTACAGGCTATGTTGAAGAAGAAGAAGTTAAGTTCCTTCATAATGCATGGTATAAAAAACTCAAAGAAAAAGGTAAATTCTAA
- a CDS encoding 4Fe-4S dicluster domain-containing protein: MSHLTSREGYTHLIERLNRFPLGAPPSKTLYEILSLLFTPKEAELVSLLPIKPFKAETAAQNWKVSLLKAQKMLDTLCSKALLIDIEQEGSSTYVLPPPMAGFFEFSLMRTGGHVDQKLISELFYQYLSVEEEFIKALFVGDTKPGRTFVNENALSPQNSLHVLDYERASHIIESSKYMGVGMCYCRHKKQHLGTACDAPMDICMTFGNTAHSLSKHGYTRLVEKSEGLELLERAREHKLVQFGENAQNGVNFICNCCSCCCEALTAARRFAFLNPVETTNFLPEIDLTCNGCSKCAQACPVEAISMVSAHDSQKPKKMKALLDESRCLGCGVCVTACKDSVISLKERAKRIITPINSAHKTVMMAIERGKLQDLIFDNQALWNHRAMAAILGVLLKLPPIKQIMASEQIKSRYFGKLLADMK, from the coding sequence ATGTCACACCTTACTTCACGAGAAGGTTATACGCATCTGATTGAAAGACTTAACCGCTTTCCTTTAGGTGCGCCTCCTTCTAAAACTCTCTATGAAATTTTAAGCCTCCTCTTCACTCCAAAAGAAGCGGAACTCGTCTCGTTACTTCCCATCAAACCGTTTAAAGCAGAAACTGCCGCACAAAACTGGAAAGTGTCGCTTCTTAAAGCACAAAAGATGCTCGATACGTTATGCTCGAAAGCCCTTCTTATCGACATTGAGCAAGAGGGAAGTTCTACCTATGTGCTCCCTCCTCCGATGGCAGGTTTTTTTGAGTTTAGCTTGATGCGAACCGGTGGGCATGTTGATCAAAAACTGATTTCTGAACTCTTTTACCAATACCTCAGTGTCGAAGAAGAGTTTATTAAAGCCCTCTTTGTGGGTGATACAAAACCAGGTCGAACGTTTGTCAATGAAAATGCCCTCTCTCCTCAAAATAGCTTACATGTACTCGATTATGAACGCGCTTCACACATTATAGAAAGCTCCAAGTATATGGGTGTTGGCATGTGTTATTGCCGACATAAAAAGCAACACTTAGGCACGGCGTGTGATGCACCTATGGATATTTGTATGACGTTTGGAAACACAGCCCACTCGCTTTCAAAACATGGCTATACACGCCTTGTAGAAAAAAGTGAAGGATTAGAACTGCTAGAGAGAGCAAGAGAACATAAGCTTGTGCAATTTGGCGAAAATGCACAAAATGGAGTTAATTTTATCTGTAACTGTTGTAGTTGCTGTTGTGAAGCACTTACGGCGGCAAGGCGTTTTGCCTTTTTAAATCCCGTCGAAACAACGAACTTTTTACCCGAAATAGACCTTACCTGCAATGGGTGTAGCAAGTGTGCTCAAGCCTGCCCTGTTGAGGCTATTTCGATGGTATCTGCCCATGATTCTCAAAAACCTAAAAAAATGAAAGCCTTGCTTGATGAAAGTAGATGTCTAGGCTGTGGCGTTTGTGTCACGGCGTGTAAAGATAGTGTTATTTCGCTCAAAGAGCGTGCTAAACGCATCATTACACCGATTAACTCGGCGCATAAAACAGTGATGATGGCCATAGAGCGCGGTAAATTGCAGGATTTGATTTTTGACAACCAAGCCCTTTGGAATCATCGAGCAATGGCAGCTATTTTAGGGGTACTTTTGAAACTTCCACCTATTAAACAAATTATGGCAAGTGAGCAGATTAAGTCACGCTATTTTGGAAAGCTTTTAGCGGATATGAAATAA
- a CDS encoding YggS family pyridoxal phosphate-dependent enzyme — protein sequence METKNFVTTMDEILTRIEKARLSVDQHRIVKIVAASKSATPDMIEAMYNIGQRSFGENKVQDMSEKVHALAHLPLEWHFIGRLQTNKINQLIDLDPFLMHSLSSIELAQELDKRLAVKGKTMNVLLQINSAYEEQKAGVLPEEALEVYENISSSCKNLHLKGVMSIGAHSEDTAIIKKSFEMTYKIFDALQNKGAKHCSMGMSQDFELAIACGSNMIRLGSILFK from the coding sequence ATGGAAACTAAAAATTTTGTAACCACTATGGATGAAATTCTTACACGCATCGAAAAAGCGCGTTTGAGTGTTGACCAACACCGCATTGTAAAGATTGTTGCTGCAAGTAAAAGCGCAACACCCGATATGATTGAAGCAATGTACAACATTGGTCAGCGCTCTTTTGGTGAAAACAAAGTGCAAGATATGAGCGAGAAAGTTCACGCGCTGGCTCACTTACCCTTAGAATGGCATTTTATTGGGCGTTTACAAACCAATAAAATTAACCAACTCATCGATCTTGATCCTTTTTTAATGCACTCACTAAGCTCCATTGAACTTGCTCAAGAGCTTGATAAGCGGTTAGCGGTAAAAGGTAAGACAATGAATGTGCTACTTCAAATCAATAGCGCTTATGAAGAGCAAAAAGCGGGTGTTCTGCCAGAAGAAGCACTTGAAGTGTATGAAAACATTAGCTCTAGCTGTAAGAACCTCCACCTCAAAGGCGTTATGAGCATTGGTGCGCATAGTGAAGATACAGCAATTATCAAAAAAAGTTTTGAGATGACTTATAAAATTTTTGATGCACTACAAAATAAAGGTGCAAAACACTGTTCAATGGGTATGAGCCAAGACTTCGAGCTTGCTATTGCCTGTGGTTCAAATATGATTCGCTTAGGTAGTATACTATTTAAGTAG